GTAGGAAAAGAAGAGAGAGTAgttgaaggaaaaatattGGAAGAGGTAGTATTTTTCTGTATGCATATGCATATGCATTTGTATAGCATACAACCTTTAATTTAATAGCCATACAACCTAATAGCCAGAAACGCCTTCCCAATTTACTGAACCCTGCTTATATGTAGTTTATAATTGTtgtgtcttttttttacgtttAAGTTGTAATTTGATGTTAGAATTTATTACAATGGATGCAAGTTTTAACTCAATTTGATCACATAGGATTTGAATTGTAAAAAGGTCTTCTGCTGACATTATTAGTATGTATTGTGCTTTAGATTAAATTATTGTGTTTTAGTGTATTTTGttcctttgtttttggGTTTCTTTGTTCTGTAAGTAGTTAAATACCCTCCACACTCTACACCTACCTTGCACTCACAACTACAATGGACTCACACCAAGAATTATCAGCGGGTTCCCCTATTTCCTACGACTTTTTAGATCCAGACTGgtgttttaaaagataCCTTACAAAGGATGCTCTTCATTCAATTGAAACTGGCAAAGGTGCTGCTTACTTTGTTCCTGATGGCTTTACTCCTATACTCATTCCTAACTCACAAAGCTACCTGTTGGATGGGAATTCTGCACAACTGCCAAGACCTCAACCAATATCCTTCACATTGGATCAATGTAAAGTTCCCGGCTATATTTTGAAGAGTTTACGGAAAGACACTACGTCTACTGAACGTACTCCGAGAC
This region of Schizosaccharomyces pombe strain 972h- genome assembly, chromosome: II genomic DNA includes:
- the mat1-Mi gene encoding M-specific transcription factor Mi, which produces MSAEDLFTIQILCDQIELKLASIVINSNIKLQLKRKKKTQQL
- the mat1-Mc gene encoding M-specific transcription factor Mc encodes the protein MDSHQELSAGSPISYDFLDPDWCFKRYLTKDALHSIETGKGAAYFVPDGFTPILIPNSQSYLLDGNSAQLPRPQPISFTLDQCKVPGYILKSLRKDTTSTERTPRPPNAFILYRKEKHATLLKSNPSINNSQVSKLVGEMWRNESKEVRMRYFKMSEFYKAQHQKMYPGYKYQPRKNKVKR